One window of Ralstonia pickettii DTP0602 genomic DNA carries:
- a CDS encoding formate dehydrogenase (K02379: fdhD; FdhD protein), which yields MMRCMQSPEIDPAASEDAVPATHSTFAVNRWRQGEIMLSPDEVAEEVPVALEYNGISHAVMLATPADLEDFALGFSLSEGIVSAPRDVYDIEVEMREHGIAVRLEIASEAFMQLKDRRRSLAGRTGCGLCGTESLEQVMRMPAPVQSDVSFHTDVIQAAFVQLQLRQELQRHTGATHAAAWLRADGHVSLVREDVGRHNALDKLAGALARSGEDIASGAVLVTSRASYEMVLKTAAIGAGLLAAVSAPTALAVRLAEQSNITLAGFVRAGAHVVYAHPQRLQHEASLA from the coding sequence ATGATGCGCTGCATGCAGTCACCGGAGATTGATCCGGCCGCGTCGGAAGACGCCGTGCCGGCTACGCACAGCACCTTTGCGGTCAACCGCTGGCGCCAGGGCGAAATCATGCTGAGCCCGGACGAAGTGGCCGAGGAAGTGCCAGTCGCGCTGGAGTACAACGGCATCTCGCACGCGGTGATGCTGGCGACGCCGGCCGACCTGGAGGACTTTGCGCTGGGCTTCAGCCTGAGCGAGGGCATTGTGTCCGCGCCGCGCGATGTCTATGACATCGAGGTCGAGATGCGCGAGCACGGTATCGCGGTGCGGCTGGAGATTGCGTCGGAAGCCTTCATGCAGCTCAAGGACCGCCGCCGCTCGCTCGCGGGTCGCACCGGCTGCGGGCTGTGCGGCACCGAGTCGCTGGAGCAGGTGATGCGCATGCCGGCACCGGTGCAGAGCGATGTCAGCTTCCACACCGACGTGATCCAGGCTGCGTTTGTGCAGCTGCAGCTGCGGCAGGAGCTGCAGCGCCACACCGGCGCCACGCACGCCGCGGCGTGGCTGCGCGCAGACGGCCATGTCTCGCTGGTGCGCGAGGATGTGGGGCGCCACAACGCGCTGGACAAGCTGGCGGGCGCGCTCGCGCGCAGTGGCGAGGATATCGCCAGCGGCGCGGTGCTGGTCACCAGCCGCGCCAGCTATGAAATGGTGCTGAAGACCGCAGCCATCGGCGCCGGCCTGCTGGCGGCCGTGTCCGCGCCCACCGCGCTGGCTGTACGGCTGGCGGAGCAGTCCAACATCACGCTGGCCGGCTTCGTGCGCGCTGGTGCGCACGTGGTGTACGCACATCCCCAACGTTTGCAACACGAAGCGAGCCTGGCATGA
- a CDS encoding NADH dehydrogenase (K00124: E1.2.1.2B1; formate dehydrogenase, beta subunit) has product MSATTTIFVPRDSTALALGADDVARAIAREAAARGDDVRIVRNGSRGMFWLEPLVEVQTDAGRVAYGPVGVADVPALFDAGLLQGGAHALAHGLTDEIPFLRKQERLTFARVGITDPLSLEDYRAHEGFAGLERALSMQPADIVQEVTDSGLRGRGGAAFPTGIKWKTVLGAQSAVKYIVCNADEGDSGTFSDRMVMEDDPFMLIEGMTIAGLAVGAEQGYIYCRSEYPHAIAVLESAIGIARAASWLGDDIRGSGKRFHLEVRKGAGAYVCGEETALLESLEGRRGVVRAKPPLPALEGLFGKPTVINNVISLATVPVILARGAQYYRDYGMGRSRGTLPFQLAGNIKQGGLVEKAFGVTLRELLVDYGGGTRSGRAIRAVQVGGPLGAYLPESRFDVPLDYEAYAAFGGVVGHGGIVVFDETVDMAKQARYAMEFCAVESCGKCTPCRIGSTRGVEVMDRIIAGEQPVKHVALVRDLCDTMLNGSLCAMGGMTPYPVLSALNEFPEDFGLASNPAKAA; this is encoded by the coding sequence ATGAGCGCCACTACCACCATCTTCGTGCCGCGCGATTCCACCGCGCTGGCGCTCGGCGCGGACGATGTCGCCCGCGCCATTGCCCGCGAAGCCGCGGCTCGCGGCGACGACGTACGCATCGTGCGCAACGGCTCTCGCGGCATGTTCTGGCTGGAGCCGCTGGTCGAGGTGCAGACCGACGCCGGGCGCGTGGCCTACGGCCCGGTTGGGGTGGCGGACGTGCCCGCGTTGTTCGACGCCGGCCTGCTGCAAGGCGGCGCGCATGCGCTGGCGCACGGCCTGACCGATGAGATTCCGTTCCTGAGGAAGCAGGAGCGCCTGACCTTTGCCCGCGTTGGCATCACCGATCCGCTGTCGCTGGAGGACTACCGCGCGCATGAAGGCTTTGCCGGCCTGGAACGCGCGCTGTCCATGCAGCCCGCCGACATCGTGCAGGAAGTCACCGACTCCGGCCTGCGCGGCCGCGGCGGCGCAGCGTTCCCCACTGGCATCAAGTGGAAGACCGTGCTGGGCGCGCAGTCCGCAGTCAAGTACATCGTCTGCAATGCCGACGAAGGCGATTCGGGCACGTTCTCCGACCGCATGGTGATGGAAGACGATCCCTTCATGCTGATCGAAGGCATGACGATTGCCGGCCTCGCGGTGGGCGCGGAGCAGGGCTACATCTACTGCCGCTCCGAATACCCGCATGCGATCGCGGTGCTGGAAAGCGCGATCGGCATCGCGCGCGCGGCCAGCTGGCTGGGCGACGATATCCGCGGCAGCGGTAAGCGCTTCCACCTCGAAGTGCGCAAGGGTGCCGGCGCCTACGTCTGTGGCGAGGAAACCGCGCTGCTCGAAAGCCTGGAAGGCCGGCGCGGCGTGGTGCGCGCCAAGCCGCCGCTGCCTGCGCTGGAAGGGCTGTTCGGCAAGCCCACCGTGATCAACAACGTGATCTCGCTGGCCACCGTGCCGGTGATCCTGGCGCGCGGCGCGCAGTACTACCGCGACTACGGCATGGGCCGTTCGCGCGGCACGCTGCCGTTCCAGCTCGCAGGCAATATCAAGCAGGGCGGACTGGTCGAGAAGGCATTCGGCGTCACGCTGCGCGAACTGCTGGTCGACTACGGCGGCGGCACCCGCAGCGGCCGCGCCATCCGCGCGGTGCAGGTTGGCGGCCCGCTGGGCGCCTACCTGCCCGAGTCGCGCTTCGACGTGCCGCTGGACTACGAGGCCTATGCCGCCTTCGGCGGCGTGGTCGGCCACGGCGGCATCGTGGTGTTCGACGAGACCGTCGACATGGCAAAGCAGGCGCGCTACGCGATGGAGTTCTGCGCGGTCGAATCCTGCGGCAAATGTACGCCGTGCCGGATCGGCTCGACCCGCGGCGTCGAGGTGATGGACCGCATCATCGCCGGCGAGCAGCCCGTGAAACACGTGGCGCTGGTGCGCGACCTGTGCGACACCATGCTCAACGGCTCGCTGTGCGCGATGGGCGGCATGACGCCGTACCCGGTGCTGTCCGCGCTGAACGAATTCCCCGAGGACTTCGGCCTCGCCTCCAACCCTGCCAAGGCCGCCTGA
- a CDS encoding LysR family transcriptional regulator, giving the protein MIRISILPHLQIRDDASPGDEALDVSRLVALLGHIGESGSISQSAQAVSLSYRYAWGILRDAEALFGGPLIDKTRGRGSALTPLAQQLVWASKRIGARLSPTLDSLASELEIELKKLMDQSEAAVRLHASHGFAVAALRDFLDEQQVRHDLKYCGSVEAVAALAEGACDIAGFHVPVGEFEHGMWRHFTTWLKPDTHCLVHLAVRSQGLFVRQGNPLGIHTLEDLTRREVRFVNRQVGSGTRLLLDLMLAARGIDPARIEGYSNGEFTHAAVAAYIGSGMADVGFGVETAARRFGLGFVPVIKERYFFAIEKTMLRSAALAGAVGALTSEAFRQRVNALPGYDGALTGTVLTLAEAFPDYAGARVR; this is encoded by the coding sequence ATGATTCGCATCTCGATCCTTCCCCACCTGCAGATCCGGGACGACGCCAGCCCTGGCGACGAGGCCCTGGACGTTTCCCGGCTGGTGGCCCTGCTCGGCCATATCGGGGAATCGGGCAGCATCAGCCAGTCGGCGCAGGCCGTGTCCTTGTCCTACCGCTATGCCTGGGGCATCCTGCGCGACGCCGAGGCTTTGTTCGGCGGCCCGCTGATCGACAAGACCCGCGGCCGCGGCAGCGCCCTCACGCCGCTGGCGCAGCAACTGGTGTGGGCCAGCAAGCGGATCGGCGCGCGCCTGTCGCCGACGCTGGATAGCCTGGCTTCCGAGCTGGAAATCGAGTTGAAGAAGCTAATGGACCAGTCCGAGGCGGCGGTGCGGCTGCATGCCAGCCACGGCTTTGCGGTCGCGGCGCTGCGCGATTTCCTCGACGAGCAGCAGGTGCGGCACGACCTGAAGTACTGCGGCAGCGTCGAAGCGGTTGCGGCGCTGGCCGAGGGCGCGTGCGATATCGCCGGCTTCCACGTGCCGGTGGGCGAGTTTGAACACGGCATGTGGCGTCACTTCACCACGTGGCTGAAACCCGACACGCACTGCCTGGTGCACCTGGCGGTGCGCAGCCAGGGGCTGTTCGTGCGGCAGGGCAACCCGCTCGGCATCCACACGCTGGAAGACCTGACGCGGCGCGAGGTGCGCTTCGTCAACCGTCAGGTGGGCTCGGGCACGCGCCTGCTGCTGGACCTGATGCTGGCCGCGCGCGGCATCGACCCGGCGCGCATCGAAGGCTACAGCAACGGCGAGTTCACCCACGCCGCGGTGGCGGCGTATATCGGCAGCGGCATGGCCGACGTGGGCTTCGGCGTGGAAACGGCGGCGCGGCGCTTCGGCCTGGGGTTCGTGCCGGTGATCAAGGAGCGCTACTTCTTTGCGATCGAGAAGACCATGCTGCGCAGCGCCGCGCTGGCCGGCGCGGTGGGCGCGCTCACCAGCGAGGCCTTCCGCCAGCGCGTCAATGCGCTGCCGGGCTATGACGGCGCGCTGACCGGCACGGTGCTGACGCTGGCCGAGGCGTTCCCGGATTACGCGGGCGCGCGTGTGCGCTAG
- a CDS encoding formate dehydrogenase subunit alpha (K00123: E1.2.1.2A; formate dehydrogenase, alpha subunit [EC:1.2.1.2]), whose amino-acid sequence MNARNEIDFGTPASESTELVTLEVDGVSVTVPAGTSVMRAAMEAQIAVPKLCATDSLKSFGSCRLCLVEIEGRRGYPASCTTPVEAGMKVKTQSDKLADLRRGVMELYISDHPLDCLTCPTNGNCELQDMAGVVGLREVRYNDGGPEAKPIATHTEMKKDESNPYFTYDPSKCIVCNRCVRACEETQGTFALTISGRGFDSRVSPGTSQSFMESDCVSCGACVQACPTATLTETSVIKLGQASHSTVTTCAYCGVGCSFKAEMKGNEVVRMVPYKDGKANEGHACVKGRFAWGYATHKDRILKPMIRAKITDPWREVSWEEAIDYAASQFKRIQAEHGKDSIGGIVSSRCTNEEGYLVQKLVRAAFGNNNVDTCARVCHSPTGYGLKQTLGESAGTQTFKSVEKADVIMVIGANPTDGHPVFASRMKKRLRAGARLIVVDPRRIDLVDSPHIRADYHLQLRPGTNVALVTSLAHVIVTEGLLNEAFIAERCEDRAFQQWRDFVALPENSPEAMESVTGIPAEQLRGAARLYATGGNAAIYYGLGVTEHAQGSTTVMGIANLAMATGNIGREGVGVNPLRGQNNVQGSCDIGSFPHELPGYRHVSDSTTRGLFEAAWNVEISPEPGLRIPNMFEAALAGSFKGLYCQGEDIVQSDPNTQHVSEALSSMECIVVQDIFLNETAKYAHVFLPGSSFLEKDGTFTNAERRISRVRKVMPPKARYADWEATVLLANALGYPMHYKHPSEIMDEIARLTPTFSGVNYKRLDQLGSIQWPCNADAPEGTPTMHIDTFVRGKGKFIITKYVPTTEKITRAFPLILTTGRILSQYNVGAQTRRTENVHWHSEDRLEIHPHDAEERGIKDGDWVGVQSRAGDTVLRAIVSERMQPGVVYTTFHFPESGANVITTDNSDWATNCPEYKVTAVQVMPVAQPSAWQQQYHDFNTQQLQLLEAASADPAQAAAN is encoded by the coding sequence ATGAATGCCCGCAACGAGATCGACTTCGGCACACCCGCCAGCGAATCCACCGAACTGGTCACCCTGGAGGTCGACGGCGTCAGCGTCACCGTGCCCGCCGGCACCTCGGTGATGCGTGCCGCGATGGAAGCCCAGATCGCCGTGCCGAAGCTGTGCGCCACCGACAGCCTCAAATCCTTCGGCTCGTGCCGCTTGTGCCTGGTCGAGATCGAGGGGCGCCGCGGTTATCCGGCATCGTGCACCACGCCGGTCGAAGCCGGCATGAAAGTGAAGACCCAGAGCGACAAGCTGGCCGACCTGCGCCGCGGCGTGATGGAGCTCTATATCTCCGACCACCCGCTCGACTGCCTGACCTGCCCGACCAACGGCAACTGCGAGCTGCAGGACATGGCCGGCGTGGTGGGACTGCGCGAAGTGCGCTACAACGACGGCGGCCCGGAAGCAAAGCCGATTGCCACGCACACAGAGATGAAGAAGGACGAATCCAATCCTTACTTCACCTACGACCCGTCCAAGTGCATCGTCTGCAATCGCTGCGTGCGCGCCTGCGAAGAAACGCAGGGCACCTTCGCGCTGACCATCAGCGGCCGCGGCTTTGACTCGCGCGTCTCGCCCGGCACCAGCCAGTCGTTCATGGAATCGGACTGCGTCTCGTGCGGCGCCTGCGTGCAGGCCTGCCCGACCGCGACGCTGACCGAGACCTCCGTCATCAAGCTCGGCCAGGCTTCGCACAGCACCGTGACCACTTGCGCCTACTGCGGCGTGGGCTGCTCGTTCAAGGCCGAGATGAAGGGCAACGAGGTGGTGCGCATGGTGCCGTACAAGGACGGCAAGGCCAACGAAGGCCACGCCTGCGTCAAGGGCCGCTTTGCCTGGGGCTATGCCACGCACAAGGACCGCATCCTCAAGCCGATGATCCGCGCGAAGATCACCGATCCGTGGCGCGAAGTGTCGTGGGAAGAAGCGATCGACTACGCCGCGTCGCAGTTCAAGCGCATCCAGGCGGAGCACGGCAAGGATTCCATCGGCGGCATCGTGTCGTCGCGCTGCACGAATGAAGAGGGCTACCTGGTCCAGAAGCTGGTGCGCGCCGCCTTCGGCAACAACAACGTCGACACCTGCGCACGCGTATGCCATTCGCCGACCGGCTACGGCCTGAAGCAGACGCTGGGCGAATCGGCCGGCACGCAGACCTTCAAGTCGGTCGAGAAGGCCGACGTGATCATGGTGATCGGGGCCAACCCGACCGACGGCCACCCGGTGTTCGCCTCGCGCATGAAGAAGCGCCTGCGCGCCGGCGCCAGGCTGATCGTGGTCGATCCGCGCCGTATCGACCTGGTCGATTCCCCGCACATCCGCGCCGACTATCACCTGCAGCTGCGCCCTGGCACCAACGTGGCGCTGGTGACGTCGCTGGCGCACGTGATCGTGACCGAAGGCCTGCTCAACGAAGCCTTCATCGCCGAGCGCTGCGAGGACCGCGCGTTCCAGCAATGGCGCGACTTTGTCGCGCTGCCGGAGAACTCGCCGGAGGCAATGGAATCCGTCACCGGCATCCCCGCTGAACAACTGCGCGGTGCCGCCCGCCTGTACGCCACCGGCGGCAACGCGGCCATCTACTACGGCCTGGGCGTGACCGAGCATGCGCAGGGCTCCACCACCGTGATGGGCATCGCCAACCTCGCCATGGCCACCGGCAATATCGGCCGCGAAGGCGTGGGCGTGAATCCGCTGCGTGGTCAGAACAACGTGCAGGGTTCGTGCGATATCGGTTCGTTCCCGCATGAACTGCCGGGCTACCGCCACGTGTCGGACTCGACCACGCGCGGCCTGTTCGAAGCCGCGTGGAATGTCGAGATCAGCCCCGAGCCGGGCCTGCGCATCCCCAATATGTTCGAGGCCGCGCTGGCCGGCAGCTTCAAGGGCCTGTACTGCCAGGGCGAGGACATCGTCCAGTCCGACCCGAACACGCAGCACGTGTCCGAAGCGCTGTCGTCGATGGAATGCATCGTGGTGCAGGACATCTTCCTGAACGAAACTGCCAAGTACGCGCATGTGTTCCTGCCGGGTTCGTCGTTCCTGGAGAAGGACGGCACCTTCACCAATGCCGAGCGCCGCATCTCGCGCGTGCGCAAGGTGATGCCGCCCAAGGCGCGCTATGCCGACTGGGAAGCGACCGTCCTGCTGGCCAATGCGCTGGGCTATCCGATGCACTACAAGCACCCGTCGGAGATCATGGACGAGATCGCGCGCCTGACGCCGACGTTCTCGGGCGTCAACTACAAGCGCCTGGACCAGCTCGGCAGCATCCAGTGGCCGTGCAACGCCGACGCGCCGGAAGGCACGCCGACCATGCATATCGACACCTTCGTGCGTGGCAAGGGTAAGTTCATCATCACCAAGTACGTGCCGACCACCGAGAAGATCACGCGCGCATTCCCGCTGATCCTGACCACCGGGCGCATCCTGTCGCAATACAACGTCGGCGCGCAGACGCGCCGGACCGAGAACGTCCACTGGCACTCCGAAGACCGGCTCGAGATCCATCCGCACGATGCGGAGGAACGCGGCATCAAGGACGGCGACTGGGTCGGCGTGCAGAGCCGGGCCGGCGATACCGTGCTGCGCGCCATCGTCAGCGAGCGCATGCAGCCGGGCGTGGTCTACACCACCTTCCACTTCCCGGAATCCGGCGCCAACGTAATTACCACCGACAACTCGGACTGGGCTACCAACTGTCCGGAATACAAGGTGACCGCGGTGCAGGTGATGCCGGTGGCGCAACCGTCGGCGTGGCAGCAGCAGTACCACGACTTCAATACGCAGCAGCTGCAGTTGCTGGAAGCGGCCAGCGCCGATCCGGCGCAAGCCGCGGCGAACTGA
- a CDS encoding transglycosylase, with the protein MKSLWSAFIKLLVLAVIGGMLLATIAILAVDRQLPSLDALTAFRRTPDYVPFDKIPRELTDAVIAIEDERFYVHEGIDYVGVIRAGIANLSDDLSQGASTITMQVARNFYLSRDKTYTRKLYEVLLSYRIEKALSKDEILELYMNKIYLGQGAYGFADAARTYFGKPLDQLTLAECAMLAGLPKAPSANNPVANPRRARQRQAYILHRMLELGRISRGEYDGALLEPLRLR; encoded by the coding sequence ATGAAAAGCCTCTGGTCCGCCTTCATCAAGCTGCTGGTGCTCGCCGTCATTGGCGGCATGCTGCTCGCCACCATCGCCATCCTGGCTGTCGACCGGCAATTGCCGTCGCTCGATGCGCTCACTGCGTTCCGCCGCACGCCCGACTACGTGCCCTTCGACAAGATCCCGCGCGAACTGACGGACGCGGTGATCGCGATCGAGGATGAGCGGTTCTATGTGCATGAGGGGATCGACTATGTCGGCGTGATTCGAGCGGGGATTGCCAACCTGTCGGATGACCTGTCGCAGGGCGCGTCGACCATCACCATGCAGGTGGCGCGGAATTTCTACCTGTCGCGCGACAAGACCTATACGCGCAAGCTCTATGAGGTGCTGCTGTCCTACCGCATCGAGAAGGCGCTGAGCAAGGATGAGATCCTTGAGCTGTATATGAACAAGATCTACCTGGGACAGGGGGCGTATGGATTCGCCGATGCGGCGCGGACTTATTTCGGCAAGCCGCTGGATCAGCTGACGTTGGCGGAGTGCGCGATGTTGGCGGGGTTACCAAAGGCGCCGTCGGCGAACAATCCGGTGGCTAATCCCAGGCGGGCGCGGCAGCGGCAGGCTTATATCCTGCATCGGATGCTGGAGCTTGGGAGGATTTCGCGAGGGGAGTATGACGGTGCGTTGTTGGAGCCGTTGAGGCTTAGGTGA
- a CDS encoding formate dehydrogenase subunit gamma (K00127: E1.2.1.2G; formate dehydrogenase, gamma subunit) translates to MPETAPIAPASADAARTAAIAAIVAARQDLPGALLPILHEIQDTQGYIPDDAVPVIARALSLSRAEVHGVITFYHHFRQQPAGRHVVQVCRAEACQAVGAEALAEHAKRALGCGFHETSADGQVTLEPVYCLGQCACGPAVMVGEQLHGYVDAKRFDALIRSLREAQASNETTEAQA, encoded by the coding sequence ATGCCAGAAACCGCTCCCATCGCACCGGCATCCGCCGACGCCGCGCGCACTGCTGCGATCGCGGCGATCGTGGCGGCACGGCAGGACCTGCCGGGCGCCTTGTTGCCGATCCTGCACGAGATCCAGGACACGCAGGGCTACATTCCCGACGACGCCGTACCCGTGATCGCCCGCGCACTCAGCCTGTCGCGTGCCGAGGTGCATGGCGTGATCACCTTCTACCACCACTTCCGCCAGCAGCCGGCGGGCCGGCACGTCGTCCAGGTCTGCCGCGCCGAAGCCTGCCAGGCGGTCGGCGCCGAAGCACTGGCCGAGCATGCGAAGCGGGCGCTGGGTTGCGGCTTCCATGAAACCAGCGCGGACGGCCAGGTGACGCTTGAGCCGGTCTATTGCCTGGGCCAGTGCGCCTGCGGCCCGGCCGTGATGGTGGGCGAGCAGCTGCACGGCTATGTCGATGCGAAGCGCTTCGATGCGCTGATCCGGTCGCTGCGCGAGGCGCAGGCCTCCAACGAAACCACGGAGGCCCAGGCATGA
- a CDS encoding NAD-dependent formate dehydrogenase subunit delta (K00126: E1.2.1.2D, fdsD; formate dehydrogenase, delta subunit [EC:1.2.1.2]), protein MNVDNLITMANQIGSFFEAMPDREEAVSDIAGHIKRFWEPRMRRALLGHVDAEAGNGLLEIVQEAVGRYRGMLE, encoded by the coding sequence ATGAATGTCGACAACCTGATTACCATGGCCAACCAGATTGGCAGCTTCTTTGAGGCGATGCCGGATCGGGAGGAGGCTGTTTCGGATATTGCCGGGCATATCAAGCGGTTTTGGGAGCCGCGGATGCGGAGGGCGTTGCTTGGGCATGTGGATGCCGAGGCCGGCAATGGGCTGCTTGAGATTGTGCAGGAGGCGGTGGGGAGGTATCGGGGGATGTTGGAGTGA